One window of Watersipora subatra chromosome 3, tzWatSuba1.1, whole genome shotgun sequence genomic DNA carries:
- the LOC137390952 gene encoding general transcription factor II-I repeat domain-containing protein 2-like, which produces MAEPKKRKVESECRKFQTRWESEYFFKEFKGKCVCLICTETVAVMKEYNVRRHYETKHQAYASYTGAEREQKVKQMVAKLQGQQQYFLRAQKVQEKATIASYEVAQLIARHDKPFSDGDLIKHCLVKVAEIMCPEKVQDFNNVSISRNTVARRIEDLSANVKLQLSDKACAFDFYSIACDESTDATDTAQLLIFLRGVDENFGVTEELLDLKSLKGTTTDMDIFEAVSDSIDKMGLQWDKLCGVTTDRAPAMAGEHKGMASMVCAKVKETEGEAVKMHCIVHQEALCAKTVNLRDVMNTVVKTVNIIRA; this is translated from the coding sequence ATGGCAGAACCAAAGAAGCGAAAGGTAGAAAGTGAGTGCAGAAAATTTCAGACACGGTGGGAGAGTGAATATTTCTTCAAAGAATTTAAGGGGAAGTGTGTCTGTTTGATCTGCACTGAAACTGTGGCAGTTATGAAAGAGTATAATGTACGACGTCATTATGAGACCAAACATCAGGCCTATGCATCCTACACTGGTGCTGAGCGAGAGCAGAAAGTAAAGCAAATGGTAGCTAAACTGCAGGGTCAGCAACAGTATTTTTTGCGTGCTCAAAAAGTCCAGGAAAAGGCTACAATAGCCAGCTATGAGGTCGCCCAACTCATCGCAAGACACGACAAGCCTTTTTCAGATGGAGACCTCATAAAACACTGCCTCGTTAAAGTCGCCGAAATAATGTGCCCGGAGAAAGTGCAGGACTTCAACAACGTCAGCATATCCAGAAATACAGTTGCGCGACGCATTGAAGACTTGTCAGCCAACGTTAAACTGCAACTGTCTGATAAAGcttgtgcttttgatttttaCTCCATCGCATGCGATGAAAGCACTGATGCCACAGACACCGCACAGCTGCTAATTTTTTTGCGGGGAGTGGACGAGAACTTTGGAGTTACAGAGGAGCTGCTCGATCTTAAGAGTCTAAAAGGCACAACAACGGATATGGATATTTTTGAAGCTGTGTCAGACTCAATTGACAAAATGGGACTTCAATGGGACAAGCTGTGTGGAGTTACAACAGACAGGGCTCCAGCTATGGCAGGTGAACATAAAGGAATGGCGTCTATGGTGTGCGCTAAGGTGAAAGAGACTGAAGGTGAGGCTGTTAAAATGCACTGTATTGTTCACCAAGAAGCCCTTTGTGCCAAGACAGTCAATCTTCGAGATGTAATGAACACAGTTGTGAAAACTGTCAACATAATCCGAGCATAA